From the genome of Mugil cephalus isolate CIBA_MC_2020 chromosome 2, CIBA_Mcephalus_1.1, whole genome shotgun sequence, one region includes:
- the LOC125003779 gene encoding ladderlectin-like has translation MKALLIMSVLLGCVLVATAEEVGAAEAAPQELQEDNKLVENEAAGFVPEVKESVEVSAKEVASPAQARFFSCPSGWVRYKSDCYLFVASSRTWTSAVTYCASYGATLASAHDVFDYNFLQDLTRTSGYTTAWMGGFYFQGWRWLDQSTFSYSNWYSQNSVTSYPCIYLNIAIGWSNNVCTAGYPYICVKKTDTC, from the exons atgaAGGCTCTCCTGATCATGTCTGTTTTGCTTGGTTGTGTTCTTGTGGCCACGGCTGAAGAAG TtggagctgctgaagctgcACCACAGGAGCTGCAAGAAGACAACAAGT TGGTAGAAAATGAAGCTGCAGGTTTCGTTCCTGAag tTAAAGAATCTGTGGAAGTTTCTGCTAAAGAGGTGGCCTCACCAGCCCAAG CACGGTTCTTCTCATGTCCCTCTGGTTGGGTCAGATACAAGAGTGATTGCTATCTGTTTGTGGCCTCCAGCAGAACCTGGACCAGTGCTGTG ACCTACTGTGCCAGTTACGGGGCCACCTTGGCTTCAGCCCATGACGTGTTTGACTACAATTTCCTGCAGGATCTCACCAGAACATCAGGATATACTACCGCCTGGATGGGAGGATTCTACTTCCAG GGCTGGAGATGGTTGGACCAGAGTACCTTCAGCTACTCCAACTGGTATTCACAAAACTCAGTCACTTCTTACCCGTGTATCTACCTCAACATCGCAA TTGGCTGGTCCAATAATGTGTGCACTGCTGGATATCCGTATATCTGCGTGAAGAAAACAGACACCTGCTGA